The following coding sequences lie in one Homalodisca vitripennis isolate AUS2020 chromosome X, UT_GWSS_2.1, whole genome shotgun sequence genomic window:
- the LOC124368612 gene encoding histidine-rich protein PFHRP-II-like, which produces MKLHSYTESEHSTKPHHFTDSQISMKLHSYTESEHSTKPHHFTDSQISMKLHSYMESEHSTKPHHFTDSQISMQLHSYTESEHSTKPHHFTDSQISMKLHSYTESEHSTKPHHFMEAQLSTKPHHFMEAQLSTKPHHLTDSHVE; this is translated from the coding sequence ATGAAACTTCACTCTTACACGGAGTCTGAGCACTCTACAAAGCCTCACCATTTCACGGACTCTCAGATCTCGATGAAACTTCACTCTTACACGGAGTCTGAGCACTCTACAAAGCCTCACCATTTCACGGACTCTCAGATCTCGATGAAACTTCACTCTTACATGGAGTCTGAGCACTCTACAAAGCCTCACCATTTCACGGACTCTCAGATCTCGATGCAACTTCACTCTTACACGGAGTCTGAGCACTCTACAAAGCCTCACCATTTCACGGACTCTCAGATCTCGATGAAACTTCACTCTTACACGGAGTCTGAGCACTCTACGAAGCCTCACCATTTCATGGAAGCTCAGCTCTCTACAAAGCCTCACCATTTCATGGAAGCTCAGCTCTCTACAAAGCCTCACCATCTTACGGACTCTCATGTTGAATAA